A region of Marnyiella aurantia DNA encodes the following proteins:
- a CDS encoding 1-acyl-sn-glycerol-3-phosphate acyltransferase, translated as MKKIIGALALKMLGWKVVLHGDSKVLERCILVIAPHTHNMEYILGNFAYWALGKPLKIIIKDSHTKSWYGGIVKALGGIGIDRSQKNDLVKFVARLFEKENFSLVITPEGTRSWVPKWRKGFYFMALEAKLPIVLGAGDFKRNTVYLGHTIPYEQLSKMSYEEVLQHISNYYREHDITPKIAENWNPDIV; from the coding sequence ATGAAGAAAATTATTGGTGCGCTGGCACTGAAGATGCTGGGTTGGAAAGTGGTTTTGCACGGTGACTCCAAAGTTTTGGAACGCTGTATCCTGGTAATCGCCCCACACACCCACAATATGGAATACATCCTGGGTAACTTCGCTTACTGGGCGCTGGGTAAACCATTAAAAATTATAATTAAGGATTCGCATACCAAAAGCTGGTATGGCGGCATTGTAAAAGCCCTGGGGGGTATTGGTATAGACCGTAGCCAGAAAAACGATTTGGTAAAGTTTGTAGCCAGACTGTTTGAGAAGGAAAATTTCAGTCTTGTAATCACTCCTGAAGGCACAAGAAGCTGGGTACCTAAATGGCGCAAAGGATTTTATTTTATGGCGCTTGAAGCAAAATTGCCAATTGTTTTAGGAGCAGGTGATTTTAAACGCAACACGGTTTATCTGGGCCACACCATACCTTATGAACAACTCTCAAAAATGAGCTATGAGGAAGTCCTGCAACATATTTCAAACTATTACAGAGAGCATGATATTACTCCAAAAATTGCTGAAAACTGGAACCCGGACATCGTCTGA
- a CDS encoding PaaI family thioesterase produces MEESKRKEILDRLNNWSQDNLGKTLNIKFTDVDDESLTAEMPVEPRVHQPYGILHGGASVALAETLGSCLSVLHVDMEKVAPVGTNINSNHLRAIRTGTVTGKATFIRKGNTVHVSQIEIRDAKGHLINHTTMTNNIIPHSKLS; encoded by the coding sequence ATGGAAGAGAGCAAAAGAAAAGAAATCCTGGACAGGCTGAACAACTGGAGCCAGGACAACCTTGGGAAAACCCTGAATATAAAATTTACTGATGTTGATGATGAATCACTAACCGCTGAAATGCCTGTTGAGCCACGTGTTCATCAGCCTTACGGCATCCTTCACGGTGGCGCCAGCGTAGCGTTGGCAGAGACACTTGGATCCTGTCTGTCTGTACTGCATGTAGATATGGAGAAGGTGGCTCCGGTGGGTACAAACATCAACTCCAACCATTTACGGGCTATCCGTACAGGCACAGTAACGGGCAAAGCAACTTTTATAAGGAAAGGAAATACGGTGCATGTTTCCCAGATTGAAATCCGTGATGCGAAAGGCCATCTGATTAATCACACAACCATGACCAATAATATCATTCCGCACAGCAAGCTTTCGTAA
- a CDS encoding chorismate-binding protein produces MIFFKFPFKPEIFSVQGPAKEIPVRFVSFDEKETVTFSGMLTEISEDDFLRMELTMADEKSNGYLQFREESKEEYQGKIEQVITFVKENNIPKLVLSRQKYMPYRSLSGSGEIDFTKSFLKLCSSYPNAFAYIFKDGGKSWMGAFSELLGRFNKNTSAFETMSLAGTLPLNDEWTEKEIEEQKPVSLYIADILKKYSNTIHISETYDHHSGNIKHLRTDYKAIIKKNDLDQIIADLHPTPAVCGIPKEFCQKAIATFEKHPRSLYAGYIRIETDEEIQYFVNLRCASFTESGAHLYVGGGINAKSNAEKEWQETELKAAAILKNLITTDVI; encoded by the coding sequence ATGATCTTTTTCAAATTCCCTTTTAAACCTGAAATTTTCTCCGTACAGGGCCCGGCAAAAGAGATTCCTGTACGTTTTGTTTCTTTTGATGAAAAGGAAACCGTAACGTTCAGCGGCATGCTCACTGAAATCTCGGAAGATGACTTTCTAAGGATGGAATTAACAATGGCTGATGAAAAATCCAATGGATATCTTCAGTTTCGGGAAGAAAGCAAAGAGGAATATCAGGGAAAGATTGAGCAGGTCATTACCTTCGTAAAGGAGAATAATATCCCAAAACTGGTGCTTTCCAGGCAAAAATATATGCCTTACCGCAGCCTTTCGGGAAGTGGGGAAATTGATTTCACTAAAAGTTTTCTGAAGCTCTGCTCAAGTTATCCCAATGCATTCGCCTATATCTTTAAGGATGGGGGCAAGAGTTGGATGGGCGCTTTCTCCGAACTACTGGGGCGCTTTAACAAAAATACGTCAGCATTTGAGACTATGAGTCTGGCCGGAACACTGCCGCTGAATGATGAATGGACCGAAAAGGAAATCGAGGAACAAAAGCCGGTTTCGCTTTACATCGCCGATATCCTGAAAAAATACAGTAACACTATCCATATTTCGGAGACTTATGATCATCATTCCGGAAACATAAAGCACCTAAGGACCGATTATAAGGCAATTATAAAGAAAAATGACCTGGATCAGATCATCGCGGACCTTCATCCAACACCTGCAGTGTGCGGCATCCCAAAAGAGTTTTGCCAAAAAGCCATCGCAACATTCGAAAAACATCCGAGGTCCTTATATGCAGGCTATATACGGATTGAAACTGATGAGGAGATACAGTATTTTGTAAACCTGCGCTGCGCCAGTTTCACGGAAAGTGGCGCCCACCTGTATGTAGGTGGCGGAATTAACGCGAAAAGCAATGCGGAAAAAGAATGGCAGGAAACCGAACTGAAAGCCGCCGCCATCCTAAAAAATCTTATAACTACGGACGTGATTTAA